In one window of Acidobacteriota bacterium DNA:
- a CDS encoding cytochrome c translates to MNKKTIVTFAALLALTVDIFFPHQSQAVNPVVSEGASLFKAKCAACHAADGSGTEMGKKMGAHDLGAAEVQKQSDAQINTIIANGKAKMPGFAKSLDAGQIQQLVAHIRTLKK, encoded by the coding sequence ATGAATAAAAAAACGATAGTCACATTCGCAGCCCTACTTGCTTTAACCGTCGACATATTTTTTCCGCATCAATCGCAGGCGGTAAATCCTGTGGTGAGTGAAGGCGCAAGTCTTTTCAAAGCGAAATGCGCCGCCTGTCATGCAGCCGACGGCAGCGGCACCGAAATGGGTAAAAAGATGGGCGCGCATGATTTAGGCGCAGCCGAAGTGCAAAAGCAGAGCGACGCGCAAATCAACACCATCATTGCCAATGGCAAAGCCAAAATGCCGGGGTTCGCTAAAAGTTTAGACGCCGGACAGATTCAACAACTGGTCGCGCATATTCGCACCTTAAAAAAATAA